From the Oryzihumus leptocrescens genome, one window contains:
- the pdhA gene encoding pyruvate dehydrogenase (acetyl-transferring) E1 component subunit alpha, with the protein MSDIDVASSAGAEGTEHIDEAAVAALTAPVPETIGDGGPELVQLLTPEGERVDHPDYSAYVADLDADDLRGFYRDLVLVRRVDAEATALQRQGELGIWASLLGQEAAQVGSGRALRPQDYAFPTYREHGVAWCRGVNPLNLLGLFRGVNHGGWDPDEKNFHLYTIVIGAQTLHATGYAMGIQRDGAVGTGDADRDAAVVAYFGDGATSQGDVNEAFVYAAVNNAPVVFFCQNNQWAISEPNDRQTRIPLYQRARGFGFPGVRVDGNDVLAVYAVTKAAMDAARSGQGPMLIEAFTYRMGAHTTSDDPTKYRVSAEVEVWKHRDPIARLKAYLTAHAMADTEFFDAVDREADELAATVREGCLSMPDPEPLSMFDHIYVEKHPVVEAERAEFAAYHASFEGGH; encoded by the coding sequence GTGAGCGACATCGACGTCGCCTCGAGTGCCGGTGCCGAGGGCACCGAGCACATCGACGAAGCCGCCGTGGCGGCGCTGACCGCCCCCGTTCCCGAGACGATCGGTGACGGCGGACCCGAGCTGGTCCAGCTGCTCACCCCCGAAGGTGAGCGGGTCGACCACCCCGACTACTCGGCATACGTCGCCGACCTCGACGCGGACGACCTGCGCGGCTTCTACCGCGACCTGGTCCTCGTGCGCCGCGTCGACGCCGAGGCGACCGCGCTGCAACGCCAGGGCGAGCTGGGCATCTGGGCCAGCCTGCTCGGCCAGGAGGCCGCCCAGGTCGGCTCCGGCCGCGCGCTGCGTCCGCAGGACTATGCGTTCCCGACCTACCGCGAGCACGGCGTCGCGTGGTGCCGCGGGGTCAACCCGCTGAACCTGCTGGGCCTCTTCCGTGGCGTCAACCACGGCGGCTGGGACCCGGACGAGAAGAACTTCCACCTCTACACGATCGTCATCGGCGCGCAGACGCTGCACGCGACCGGCTACGCGATGGGCATCCAGCGCGACGGTGCCGTCGGCACCGGCGACGCCGACCGTGACGCGGCCGTCGTGGCCTACTTCGGCGACGGGGCGACCAGCCAGGGCGACGTCAACGAGGCGTTCGTCTACGCCGCGGTCAACAACGCGCCGGTGGTCTTCTTCTGCCAGAACAACCAGTGGGCCATCTCCGAGCCCAACGACCGCCAGACGCGTATCCCGCTCTACCAGCGGGCGCGCGGCTTCGGCTTCCCGGGCGTGCGGGTGGACGGCAACGACGTCCTCGCCGTCTACGCGGTCACCAAGGCCGCCATGGACGCGGCCCGCAGCGGCCAGGGCCCGATGCTCATCGAGGCGTTCACCTACCGCATGGGCGCCCACACCACCTCGGACGACCCGACGAAGTACCGCGTCTCCGCCGAGGTCGAGGTCTGGAAGCACCGCGACCCGATCGCCCGCCTCAAGGCCTACCTGACCGCCCACGCGATGGCCGACACCGAGTTCTTCGACGCCGTCGACCGTGAGGCCGACGAGCTCGCGGCGACCGTCCGCGAGGGCTGCCTGAGCATGCCCGACCCCGAGCCGCTGTCGATGTTCGACCACATCTACGTCGAGAAGCACCCGGTCGTCGAGGCCGAGCGCGCCGAGTTCGCGGCCTACCACGCCAGCTTCGAGGGAGGCCACTGA
- a CDS encoding alpha-ketoacid dehydrogenase subunit beta yields MSTLTIAKGINNGLRRSMERDDKVILMGEDIGKLGGVFRVTDGLQKDFGEDRVIDTPLAESGIIGTAVGLALRGYRPVCEMQFDGFVYPAFDQIVSQVAKMRARSLGAVKLPIVIRIPVGGGIGAVEHHSESNEAYFAHTAGLRVVACANPEDAYWMIQQAIETDDPVVFYEPKRRYWDKGEVDEDGAPRLGLYDARVAREGEHVTLATYGPMVRVALEAAQAAAEEGKSIEVVDLRSLSPLDMDTLAASVEKTGRLVVTHEASTFLGMGAEVAAEITQRCFYHLEAPVLRVGGYNLPYPPSKLEEDFLPDLDRVLDGVDRALAY; encoded by the coding sequence ATGAGCACCCTGACCATCGCCAAGGGCATCAACAACGGCCTGCGCCGCTCCATGGAGCGCGATGACAAGGTCATCCTCATGGGTGAGGACATCGGCAAGCTCGGCGGCGTCTTCCGCGTCACCGACGGCCTGCAGAAGGACTTCGGCGAGGACCGTGTCATCGACACCCCGCTGGCCGAGTCCGGCATCATCGGCACCGCGGTCGGCCTGGCCCTGCGCGGCTACCGCCCGGTCTGCGAGATGCAGTTCGACGGCTTCGTCTACCCCGCCTTCGACCAGATCGTCAGCCAGGTCGCCAAGATGCGGGCCCGCTCGCTCGGTGCGGTCAAGCTGCCGATCGTCATCCGCATCCCGGTCGGCGGCGGCATCGGCGCCGTGGAGCACCACAGCGAGTCCAACGAGGCCTACTTCGCGCACACCGCCGGCCTGCGGGTCGTCGCCTGCGCCAACCCCGAGGACGCCTACTGGATGATCCAGCAGGCCATCGAGACCGACGACCCGGTCGTCTTCTACGAGCCCAAGCGCCGCTACTGGGACAAGGGCGAAGTTGACGAGGACGGCGCGCCCAGGCTCGGCCTGTATGACGCGCGCGTGGCTCGCGAGGGCGAGCACGTCACCCTCGCGACCTACGGCCCGATGGTCCGCGTCGCGCTGGAGGCGGCCCAGGCCGCCGCCGAGGAGGGCAAGAGCATCGAGGTCGTCGACCTGCGCTCGCTGTCCCCGCTCGACATGGACACCCTCGCGGCGTCGGTGGAGAAGACCGGTCGCCTGGTCGTCACCCACGAGGCCTCGACGTTCCTGGGCATGGGTGCCGAGGTGGCCGCGGAGATCACGCAGCGCTGCTTCTACCACCTGGAGGCGCCGGTCCTGCGGGTCGGCGGCTACAACCTGCCCTACCCGCCGAGCAAGCTCGAGGAAGATTTCCTTCCCGACCTGGACCGCGTGCTCGACGGCGTCGACCGCGCGCTCGCCTACTGA
- the hisC gene encoding histidinol-phosphate transaminase has product MTDAKAIVRLRHALDAVPAYKPGKPAAARDGVTTYKISSNENPYPPLPSVLAVVEKAAAQMNRYPDMAVTDLTQALANHLGVPVERIATGTGSVGVLGQIIQATCDPGDEVIYAWRSFEAYPIVVALAGATSVQVPLDEHARHDLDAMAAAVTDRTRVILVCTPNNPTGPVVHQAELDAFLDKVPEHVLVVIDEAYLEFVRDGQAPDAIATYEERHNVAVLRTFSKAYGLAGLRVGYAVAHEPVAQALRKTAVPFGVSTIAQQAAIASLAAWDELAERVDALVAERERVVAALRHQGWPVPDTEANFVWLPLGADTEAFAKAADGAGLVVRPFPGEGARCTIAETEANDRLLEVARSFLAARTF; this is encoded by the coding sequence ATGACGGACGCCAAGGCCATAGTGCGGTTGCGCCATGCCCTCGACGCGGTTCCGGCCTACAAGCCGGGCAAGCCCGCGGCGGCGCGCGACGGTGTCACGACCTACAAGATCAGCAGCAACGAGAACCCCTACCCGCCGCTGCCCAGCGTCCTGGCGGTCGTCGAGAAGGCGGCCGCCCAGATGAACCGCTACCCCGACATGGCGGTCACCGACCTGACCCAGGCGCTGGCCAACCACCTCGGCGTCCCGGTCGAGCGCATCGCCACCGGCACCGGCAGCGTCGGCGTCCTTGGCCAGATCATCCAGGCGACCTGCGACCCCGGCGACGAGGTCATCTACGCCTGGCGCTCCTTCGAGGCCTACCCGATCGTCGTCGCCCTCGCCGGCGCCACCTCGGTCCAGGTCCCGCTCGACGAGCACGCCCGCCACGACCTCGACGCGATGGCGGCGGCGGTCACCGACCGCACGCGCGTGATCCTCGTCTGCACCCCGAACAACCCCACCGGCCCGGTCGTCCACCAGGCCGAGCTCGACGCGTTCCTCGACAAGGTCCCCGAGCACGTCCTCGTCGTCATCGACGAGGCCTACCTCGAGTTCGTCCGCGACGGCCAGGCCCCGGACGCCATCGCGACCTACGAGGAGCGCCACAACGTCGCCGTGCTGCGCACCTTCAGCAAGGCCTACGGCCTTGCCGGCCTCCGGGTCGGGTATGCCGTGGCGCACGAGCCGGTGGCCCAGGCCTTGCGCAAGACCGCAGTTCCGTTCGGCGTCAGCACCATCGCGCAGCAGGCGGCCATCGCCAGCCTCGCGGCCTGGGACGAGCTGGCGGAGCGGGTCGACGCGCTGGTCGCCGAACGGGAACGGGTCGTCGCAGCGCTGCGGCACCAGGGCTGGCCGGTCCCCGACACCGAGGCGAACTTCGTCTGGCTCCCCCTGGGGGCGGACACCGAGGCGTTCGCCAAGGCCGCCGACGGCGCCGGCCTGGTGGTGCGCCCGTTCCCCGGCGAGGGTGCCCGGTGCACCATCGCCGAGACCGAGGCGAACGACCGACTGCTGGAGGTCGCCCGCTCGTTCCTGGCCGCCCGGACCTTCTAG